From a single Micromonospora pallida genomic region:
- a CDS encoding MFS transporter, giving the protein MTPVRDRWLLVYAAGAVVFVAMLETSIVNVALPAIRDDLGSDPALTQWTVLAYLLPVVALVLPAGRWLDRVGKRVALVVSVGGFAVASAAAGLAPGIGFLVAARVAQGVCAAVMFALMPVLATLAVRPEARGRAMSVLATLGPLGAVTGPPLGGLLLGVAGWRPVFFAVVPVAVAIVLVGVFAMPDDGPLAVPDRHWLAEAALLAVGAGVLLVALTRTAEAGPEWLLLLLPAAVVMGLWWRMPASRPVTTLLNVSGVFAGHVAVLLLALGFAVMQFLLPFYLGDVVDVGPEATGLTMLAFAVGMGVAGPVGGVLADRWGAWRAGAVGAVVVTVGLLLVQPLSPGWEPLDVVWRLALAGIGMGLYGGPVQAMVMTAAPRALIATTGGTIQLARNLGFALGPAVATTVWAVDRYSDTGMRTALAVGVLAAGCGALTLGAHWWRRARNRSATVDPGRQPVPERSSSR; this is encoded by the coding sequence GTGACTCCGGTTCGGGACAGGTGGCTGCTGGTCTACGCCGCGGGGGCGGTGGTGTTCGTCGCGATGCTCGAGACCAGCATCGTCAACGTGGCGCTGCCGGCGATCCGCGACGACCTCGGCAGCGATCCGGCGCTCACCCAGTGGACGGTCCTGGCCTACCTGTTGCCGGTGGTCGCCCTGGTGCTGCCAGCCGGACGGTGGCTGGACCGGGTGGGCAAGCGGGTCGCCCTCGTCGTCTCCGTCGGCGGGTTCGCCGTCGCCAGCGCCGCCGCCGGGCTCGCGCCGGGCATCGGGTTCCTCGTGGCGGCGCGGGTCGCCCAGGGCGTCTGCGCGGCGGTGATGTTCGCCCTCATGCCGGTGCTGGCCACGCTCGCCGTCCGTCCCGAAGCACGGGGACGGGCGATGAGCGTGCTGGCCACCCTCGGACCGCTGGGCGCGGTGACGGGTCCACCGCTGGGCGGGCTGCTGCTCGGGGTGGCCGGCTGGCGACCGGTCTTCTTCGCGGTGGTTCCGGTCGCCGTCGCGATCGTTCTCGTCGGGGTGTTCGCGATGCCCGACGACGGGCCGTTGGCCGTGCCGGACCGCCACTGGCTCGCCGAGGCGGCGTTGCTCGCGGTGGGGGCGGGGGTGCTGCTGGTCGCCCTGACCAGGACCGCGGAGGCTGGCCCGGAGTGGCTCCTGCTGCTGCTCCCCGCTGCGGTGGTCATGGGGCTCTGGTGGCGGATGCCGGCCAGCCGGCCGGTGACGACCCTGCTGAACGTCTCCGGCGTCTTCGCCGGCCACGTCGCCGTCCTGCTGCTCGCCCTCGGCTTCGCCGTGATGCAGTTCCTCCTGCCGTTCTACCTGGGCGACGTCGTCGACGTCGGACCGGAGGCGACCGGGCTCACCATGCTCGCCTTCGCCGTCGGCATGGGCGTGGCCGGTCCGGTCGGTGGCGTGCTCGCCGACCGCTGGGGCGCCTGGCGGGCGGGCGCGGTGGGCGCGGTCGTGGTGACCGTGGGCCTCCTGCTGGTCCAACCGCTGTCCCCCGGGTGGGAACCCCTCGACGTGGTCTGGCGGCTCGCGCTGGCCGGGATCGGGATGGGCCTGTACGGCGGGCCGGTCCAGGCGATGGTGATGACCGCTGCCCCACGTGCTCTGATCGCGACCACGGGCGGAACGATCCAACTGGCCCGGAACCTGGGGTTCGCCCTCGGGCCGGCGGTCGCCACCACCGTCTGGGCGGTCGACCGTTACTCGGACACCGGCATGCGTACGGCACTGGCGGTGGGCGTACTCGCCGCCGGCTGCGGTGCCCTGACGTTGGGCGCGCACTGGTGGCGAAGGGCCCGAAACCGCTCCGCCACCGTCGATCCGGGCCGGCAGCCGGTGCCCGAACGGAGTTCGTCGAGGTAG